From a single Kitasatospora sp. NBC_00458 genomic region:
- a CDS encoding endonuclease V produces MPIPADWPTTEAQALAEQERLRPLVQSYGAIADGSDGPDGPAPDGTDDRLIAGVDVAYDDERDLVVAAAVVLDLATLDVVEEATATGRIAFPYIPGLLAFRELPAVLDALAALTRRPGTVVCDGYGLAHPRRLGLASHLGVLTGLRTLGVAKTPFTFDHRDPGPARGDRTPLTDPATGEEVGSAVRTRPGVKPVFVSVGHRIGLTEAVDTTLALATRYRLPETTRHADSLCRRALSALQRTSVN; encoded by the coding sequence GTGCCCATCCCCGCCGACTGGCCCACCACCGAGGCCCAGGCGCTCGCCGAACAGGAGCGGCTCCGCCCGCTCGTCCAGTCGTACGGGGCCATCGCCGACGGTTCCGACGGCCCCGACGGCCCTGCCCCGGACGGCACGGACGACCGGCTCATCGCCGGCGTCGACGTCGCCTACGACGACGAACGCGACCTCGTCGTCGCAGCCGCCGTCGTCCTCGACCTCGCCACCCTCGACGTCGTCGAGGAAGCCACCGCCACCGGCCGGATCGCCTTCCCCTACATCCCCGGCCTGCTCGCCTTCCGCGAACTGCCCGCCGTCCTCGACGCCCTCGCCGCCCTCACCCGCCGCCCCGGCACCGTCGTCTGCGACGGCTACGGCCTCGCCCACCCGCGCCGCCTCGGCCTCGCCAGCCACCTCGGCGTCCTCACCGGCCTGCGCACCCTCGGCGTCGCCAAGACCCCGTTCACCTTCGACCACCGGGACCCGGGCCCCGCCCGCGGCGACCGGACCCCGCTCACCGACCCCGCCACCGGCGAAGAGGTCGGCAGCGCCGTCCGCACCCGGCCCGGCGTCAAACCCGTCTTCGTCTCCGTCGGCCACCGCATCGGCCTGACCGAAGCCGTCGACACCACCCTCGCCCTCGCCACCCGCTACCGGCTCCCCGAAACCACCCGCCACGCCGACTCGCTCTGCCGCCGAGCCCTGAGCGCCCTGCAGCGGACGTCCGTGAACTGA
- a CDS encoding WXG100 family type VII secretion target encodes MRYTDFTDYSHAELRRMAQALNPGEVMAAADPWRRAADTLKAIRTTLTRASTDAATSWEGSTSDAFRSRMLHLATTINNAASYANDAAITLKAVSEAIAKAKRDMPEEPGGWDQFTDGVGDTFSVLFGADDEDSRTALADQRRLEAATVMQTLAMHYRTAAPMLKPPGPPGSKKGSNPIDDFSEAPTGDPSGYTAVGTLLGGAGIGSLAPGGRNSAIRPTAGPVQSHTSGGAGSDAPVIGASAQRGSSATSEPGVKGGVASPSPKAGTANLGVGTVVGGPWLDVPPGSASGGPSHGSSGTGILGTPVNGGSTSLPGEVAGTSASVGRQAVVGEPGAGWTRPVVPETGREGLPARADLGRGGIRSDAGGTPAASGSGGRGGGAVIGVGERPGAGTGSGGKQAFTEGGSGLGAQNRSRAIAVPGAAGMSHGPMFPLGGAQRWSKEGWNERRRPEYLVEDEETWATDETVNPDVVK; translated from the coding sequence GTGAGGTACACCGACTTCACGGACTACAGCCACGCCGAACTCCGCAGGATGGCCCAGGCCCTCAACCCCGGCGAGGTGATGGCCGCCGCAGACCCCTGGCGCCGCGCCGCCGACACCCTCAAGGCCATCCGCACCACCCTCACCCGCGCCAGCACCGACGCCGCCACCTCCTGGGAGGGCAGCACCAGCGACGCCTTCCGCTCCCGCATGCTCCACCTCGCCACCACCATCAACAACGCCGCCTCCTACGCCAACGACGCCGCCATCACCCTCAAGGCCGTCTCCGAGGCCATCGCCAAGGCCAAACGCGACATGCCCGAGGAACCCGGCGGCTGGGACCAGTTCACCGACGGCGTCGGCGACACCTTCTCCGTCCTCTTCGGCGCCGACGACGAGGACAGCCGCACCGCCCTCGCCGACCAGCGCAGACTCGAAGCCGCCACCGTCATGCAGACCCTCGCCATGCACTACCGCACCGCGGCCCCCATGCTGAAGCCCCCGGGTCCGCCGGGGAGCAAGAAGGGCTCCAATCCGATCGATGACTTCTCGGAGGCCCCGACGGGCGACCCGAGCGGGTACACGGCCGTGGGGACCCTCCTCGGAGGGGCCGGCATCGGCAGTCTGGCCCCAGGCGGCAGGAACTCGGCAATCCGCCCGACAGCGGGACCAGTGCAGAGTCACACGAGCGGCGGCGCGGGTTCGGATGCGCCGGTGATCGGCGCCTCGGCCCAGCGCGGCTCATCGGCGACCTCCGAACCCGGAGTCAAGGGGGGTGTGGCCTCTCCGTCGCCGAAGGCCGGCACCGCGAACCTCGGCGTCGGCACTGTGGTCGGCGGACCGTGGCTCGATGTCCCGCCCGGGTCGGCATCCGGCGGTCCGTCGCACGGTTCGAGCGGTACGGGGATCCTCGGTACTCCGGTGAACGGTGGAAGCACGAGTCTTCCCGGTGAGGTGGCAGGAACCTCGGCTTCCGTCGGAAGGCAGGCAGTGGTGGGTGAGCCCGGCGCGGGTTGGACCAGACCGGTTGTCCCCGAGACCGGCCGGGAAGGCCTTCCTGCCCGTGCTGATCTCGGCCGTGGCGGCATCAGGTCCGATGCCGGGGGGACGCCCGCCGCGAGCGGCAGCGGCGGTCGTGGCGGTGGCGCTGTGATCGGAGTCGGCGAACGACCAGGGGCGGGGACGGGAAGCGGAGGCAAGCAAGCCTTCACCGAAGGAGGTTCCGGGCTGGGCGCCCAGAACCGGAGCCGGGCGATTGCCGTTCCCGGTGCCGCCGGAATGTCGCACGGTCCGATGTTCCCGCTGGGAGGCGCGCAGCGGTGGAGCAAGGAAGGCTGGAACGAGCGGAGGCGCCCTGAGTACCTCGTCGAGGACGAGGAGACCTGGGCGACGGACGAAACCGTCAATCCGGATGTGGTGAAGTGA
- a CDS encoding NAD(P)-dependent oxidoreductase produces MLRPPARPPACLPAGTVEVTGTPRSTVTATAGDSAPDNRTETAINSTDNPTDATADVVVFGAGGQVGRAVVAEARHRGLTVTAAVRDPARHADLAGPGVTLVPCDVTDPAAVAAAARGHAAAVSTVYTPDVPSAEFYPAAARALVSGLGAAGVGRLVHVGVATTLETSPGVAVHDDPAFPAAYRAFSLGHAAALDLLRDSPATLDWVTVTPPLDLDRTAPGTGHYRIGGPQVLGERIAQADLAVAVTDQLTGPAARHREQIAVAA; encoded by the coding sequence GTGCTCCGCCCGCCGGCCCGCCCGCCTGCCTGCCTGCCCGCCGGTACCGTTGAAGTAACCGGCACCCCCCGGTCTACCGTCACGGCAACGGCGGGCGACAGCGCCCCCGACAACCGGACGGAGACCGCAATAAACAGCACCGACAACCCCACCGACGCGACCGCCGACGTCGTCGTCTTCGGCGCCGGCGGCCAGGTCGGCCGGGCCGTGGTCGCCGAGGCCCGGCACCGCGGACTGACCGTCACCGCCGCCGTCCGCGACCCCGCACGCCACGCCGACCTCGCCGGCCCGGGCGTCACCCTGGTGCCCTGCGACGTCACCGACCCCGCCGCCGTCGCCGCCGCGGCCCGCGGCCACGCCGCCGCCGTCAGCACCGTCTACACGCCCGACGTCCCCTCCGCCGAGTTCTACCCCGCCGCCGCCCGCGCCCTCGTCTCCGGCCTCGGGGCGGCCGGGGTCGGCCGCCTGGTCCACGTCGGAGTCGCCACCACCCTGGAGACCTCCCCCGGCGTCGCCGTCCACGACGACCCCGCCTTCCCCGCGGCCTACCGGGCCTTCTCGCTCGGCCACGCCGCCGCCCTCGACCTGCTCCGGGACTCCCCCGCCACCCTCGACTGGGTCACCGTCACCCCGCCCCTCGACCTCGACCGCACCGCCCCCGGCACCGGCCACTACCGGATCGGCGGCCCGCAGGTCCTCGGCGAGCGGATCGCCCAGGCCGACCTCGCCGTCGCCGTCACCGACCAGCTCACCGGCCCCGCCGCCCGCCACCGCGAGCAGATCGCCGTCGCCGCCTAG
- a CDS encoding SsgA family sporulation/cell division regulator: MERPTSVVEHELELNLVLSPEHSVPVPARLSYGSHDPYAVHITFHLDTGSPVTWVFARELLVEGTFRPCGQGDVRIWPTRSGRRSVLCLALSSPAGDALLEAPLPAVAAWLERAHRLVPPGSEMAALDMDGSLAELLA, encoded by the coding sequence ATGGAGCGCCCGACGAGCGTGGTCGAGCACGAGCTGGAGCTCAACCTGGTGCTCTCCCCCGAGCACAGCGTCCCCGTACCGGCCCGGCTGTCGTACGGCAGCCACGACCCCTACGCCGTCCACATCACCTTCCACCTGGACACCGGCTCGCCGGTCACCTGGGTGTTCGCGCGGGAGCTGCTGGTGGAGGGCACCTTCCGGCCCTGCGGGCAGGGGGACGTCCGGATCTGGCCGACCCGCTCGGGCCGGCGCAGCGTGCTCTGTCTGGCACTGAGCTCCCCGGCCGGGGACGCGCTGCTGGAGGCTCCGCTGCCGGCGGTGGCCGCCTGGCTGGAGCGGGCGCACCGGCTGGTGCCGCCGGGCAGCGAGATGGCCGCGCTCGACATGGACGGTTCGCTGGCCGAGTTGCTCGCGTGA
- a CDS encoding RDD family protein produces the protein MSTHDPSGPEPEGGGQPSFDKKPPQHGGGTPEGTPSDPYGTPPPSGSPSDRPGAYGGDYGGSPYGQGQPPPGRSPYDQPPPGYGPGPAGYGTPGAGPVPGMPPLGSWPNRIVAQLIDYLLVQAVAVLLVLPFASLSDSSGSAGAFWLACAIYLVYDGVMLGRDGQTLGKKAMKIRVAMLIDGSPPTQSAAWTRAAVFILPAVICCAWLWWLIDGMFGVFDKPYRQCIHDKAAKTVVVTTG, from the coding sequence ATGAGCACCCACGACCCCTCAGGCCCCGAGCCGGAGGGGGGCGGCCAGCCCTCCTTCGACAAGAAGCCCCCGCAGCACGGCGGCGGCACGCCGGAAGGTACGCCGTCGGACCCGTACGGCACCCCGCCACCGTCCGGCAGCCCCTCCGACCGCCCCGGCGCGTACGGCGGCGACTACGGCGGTTCGCCGTACGGGCAGGGCCAGCCCCCGCCCGGCCGGTCACCCTACGACCAGCCCCCGCCCGGCTACGGCCCCGGCCCCGCCGGCTACGGCACGCCCGGCGCCGGCCCCGTCCCGGGGATGCCGCCGCTCGGCAGCTGGCCCAACCGGATCGTCGCCCAGCTGATCGACTACCTGCTGGTACAGGCCGTCGCGGTCCTCCTGGTGCTGCCCTTCGCCAGCCTCTCCGACAGCTCGGGCTCCGCCGGCGCCTTCTGGCTCGCCTGCGCGATCTACCTCGTCTACGACGGCGTGATGCTCGGCCGCGACGGCCAGACCCTCGGCAAGAAGGCCATGAAGATCCGGGTCGCCATGCTGATCGACGGCAGCCCCCCGACCCAGTCCGCCGCCTGGACCCGGGCGGCCGTCTTCATCCTGCCCGCCGTCATCTGCTGCGCCTGGCTCTGGTGGCTGATCGACGGCATGTTCGGCGTCTTCGACAAGCCCTACCGCCAGTGCATCCACGACAAGGCCGCCAAGACGGTGGTGGTCACCACGGGCTGA
- a CDS encoding isochorismatase family protein, with protein MHRALIVVDVQNDFCEGGSLAVAGGAEVAAAITDLIAESAPGYRHILATRDNHIDPGDHFSEQPDFVHSWPVHCVAGTEGVGFHPNFAPSVTSGAIEAVFDKGAYAAAYSGFEGVDENDRGPAEWLRERQVTEVDVVGIATDHCVKATALDAVRAGFTTRVLLDLTAGVSEPTTTAALAELRAAGVELVGTPTVGG; from the coding sequence ATGCACCGGGCACTGATCGTCGTCGACGTGCAGAACGACTTCTGCGAGGGCGGCAGCCTGGCCGTCGCGGGCGGGGCCGAGGTGGCCGCCGCGATCACCGACCTCATCGCCGAGTCCGCCCCCGGCTACCGGCACATCCTCGCCACCCGCGACAACCACATCGACCCGGGTGACCACTTCTCCGAGCAGCCCGACTTCGTGCACAGCTGGCCGGTGCACTGCGTGGCGGGCACCGAGGGGGTGGGCTTCCACCCCAACTTCGCGCCGTCCGTCACCTCCGGCGCGATCGAGGCGGTCTTCGACAAGGGCGCGTACGCGGCCGCGTACAGCGGCTTCGAGGGCGTCGACGAGAACGACCGCGGGCCGGCCGAGTGGCTGCGCGAACGGCAGGTCACCGAGGTGGACGTGGTCGGCATCGCCACCGACCACTGCGTCAAGGCCACCGCGCTGGACGCGGTGCGGGCCGGCTTCACCACCCGGGTGCTGCTCGACCTGACGGCCGGGGTCTCCGAGCCGACCACCACCGCCGCGCTGGCGGAGCTGCGGGCGGCCGGAGTGGAACTGGTCGGCACGCCGACCGTCGGGGGCTGA
- a CDS encoding RDD family protein produces MTDRPLAGGSTETAAGPAPGYYPDPSVPGFVRYWGGTAWVPGTSRPAPAEGEVLEPPRYATRRPGTAAAGVGARYVPPPTAAAEPVERARPATAGDTGPVYLDQTSGGASFTFAMPEGGPVFRPGGEAAGPAAGPAAVGFPGADSAAPVAPAAPVVPAAPVVPAIPVVPVAPAVRADWSGPETGAHAVVAEAGAAPAGSPAWHGPVEPGAAPRWVSWGAGAGGEAPAEAAAPVPLRAVALAPGPVPAEAPVAPAESPEADGPRGLPTAVAAAAPSVPAPSAPAPVAPAPAPPAEPAAPVAPAAAASAAPEATASRPAASPPAESRPAAALPAASRPATTRRRSGAAPRPAGLGRRTAARLVDTAVLAVVATAAGIPLGTSVADHLQEKLARARMASRLTHRQLDVWLVDGVVAGKVAVLLGILLFTGLFYEVLPTARTGQTFGKRLARIRVVDADAARAVTPSTARAVRAARTARLGFGRSLSRWLVGQVSVLLLVGLVRPLFDRPARRGWHDRAARTRVVRL; encoded by the coding sequence ATGACGGACCGGCCCCTCGCGGGCGGCAGCACGGAGACGGCGGCCGGTCCCGCGCCGGGCTACTACCCCGACCCCTCCGTCCCCGGCTTCGTCCGCTACTGGGGCGGTACCGCCTGGGTGCCCGGTACCAGCCGGCCCGCGCCCGCCGAGGGCGAGGTCCTGGAGCCGCCCCGGTACGCGACCCGGCGGCCGGGCACGGCGGCGGCCGGGGTGGGCGCGCGGTACGTGCCGCCGCCGACGGCTGCGGCCGAGCCCGTCGAGCGGGCCCGGCCGGCGACGGCCGGGGACACCGGGCCGGTGTACCTGGACCAGACCTCGGGCGGCGCCTCGTTCACCTTCGCGATGCCGGAGGGCGGGCCGGTCTTCCGGCCGGGCGGGGAGGCGGCGGGCCCGGCGGCAGGTCCGGCGGCGGTCGGGTTCCCGGGCGCGGACTCTGCGGCCCCCGTGGCCCCGGCGGCCCCTGTCGTCCCAGCGGCCCCTGTCGTCCCGGCGATTCCCGTGGTCCCCGTGGCCCCGGCGGTCCGCGCGGACTGGTCGGGCCCGGAGACCGGGGCGCACGCGGTGGTGGCGGAGGCCGGTGCGGCGCCCGCCGGGTCGCCGGCGTGGCACGGGCCGGTGGAGCCGGGAGCCGCGCCGCGCTGGGTCTCCTGGGGCGCGGGTGCCGGTGGGGAGGCGCCCGCCGAGGCGGCCGCGCCGGTGCCGCTCCGGGCCGTGGCCCTGGCGCCCGGGCCGGTGCCGGCGGAGGCCCCGGTGGCTCCGGCGGAGTCCCCGGAGGCCGACGGGCCGCGCGGGCTGCCGACGGCGGTCGCCGCAGCCGCGCCGTCCGTCCCTGCGCCGTCCGCCCCCGCGCCCGTGGCCCCGGCGCCCGCCCCTCCTGCGGAGCCCGCCGCGCCCGTGGCCCCGGCCGCTGCCGCGTCCGCCGCACCCGAGGCCACCGCCTCCCGTCCGGCCGCTTCCCCGCCGGCAGAGTCCCGTCCTGCTGCGGCCCTCCCGGCCGCCTCCCGTCCGGCCACGACCCGGCGCCGCTCCGGAGCCGCACCGAGACCCGCCGGGCTGGGCCGCCGGACCGCCGCCCGCCTGGTGGACACCGCCGTCCTGGCCGTCGTCGCCACCGCCGCCGGGATCCCACTCGGCACCTCCGTCGCGGACCACCTCCAGGAGAAGCTCGCCCGGGCCAGGATGGCCAGCCGGCTCACCCACCGTCAGCTGGACGTCTGGCTGGTGGACGGCGTGGTGGCCGGGAAGGTCGCCGTCCTGCTCGGCATCCTCCTCTTCACCGGCCTGTTCTACGAGGTCCTGCCGACCGCCCGCACCGGCCAGACCTTCGGCAAGCGACTGGCCCGGATCCGGGTGGTCGACGCGGACGCCGCCCGGGCCGTCACCCCGTCCACCGCCCGGGCCGTCCGGGCCGCCCGGACGGCCCGGCTCGGTTTCGGCCGCTCGCTGAGCCGGTGGCTGGTCGGACAGGTGTCGGTGCTGCTGCTGGTCGGCCTGGTCCGGCCGCTGTTCGACCGCCCCGCCCGGCGCGGCTGGCACGACCGGGCGGCCCGCACCCGGGTGGTGCGGCTCTGA
- a CDS encoding type IV toxin-antitoxin system AbiEi family antitoxin domain-containing protein, with amino-acid sequence MSYRIPTPPPSLEELARRQQNVVTAGQLRARGVPARVISEHCRRGGPWQRLLPRVYLLQSGEPSPEQRMWAALLYAAQNGREEGRRDGAVITGAAALALYGFAAVPRLPAVTGVDVLVPRQRRLKDAGEVRIRRTERELVARSVHGLACAPVARAVADALCEWTSGAGPVGPWPVREVLSEAVGRPELRCTVRELAAELAESGLVGDPRVRAVLDGLLAAEREAVLDRVGALLDEWLLPVPLTGPELRMRGGTYIAVPDLYWPEAGVAVEVDSELRCVSEGEAAWVRGGQHRMEYLGVRVVYVSGARLADEPDAVGAELREAFRLGGTDVVELLVTER; translated from the coding sequence ATGAGCTACCGGATTCCCACGCCGCCGCCTTCCCTGGAGGAGCTGGCGCGCCGTCAGCAGAACGTCGTCACCGCCGGCCAGCTGCGCGCCCGCGGCGTGCCGGCCCGGGTCATCAGTGAACACTGCCGCCGCGGCGGACCCTGGCAGCGACTTCTGCCCCGGGTCTACCTGTTGCAGTCCGGCGAGCCCTCGCCGGAGCAGCGGATGTGGGCGGCGCTGCTGTACGCGGCGCAGAACGGCCGGGAGGAGGGGCGCCGGGACGGGGCGGTGATCACCGGGGCCGCCGCGCTCGCGCTGTACGGTTTCGCCGCGGTGCCCCGGCTGCCCGCCGTCACCGGTGTGGACGTGCTGGTGCCGCGCCAGCGCCGGCTGAAGGACGCCGGCGAGGTCCGGATCCGGCGGACCGAACGGGAGCTGGTGGCGCGCTCGGTGCACGGACTGGCCTGCGCGCCGGTCGCGAGGGCGGTGGCGGACGCGCTGTGCGAGTGGACGTCCGGGGCGGGCCCGGTCGGCCCGTGGCCGGTCCGGGAGGTGCTGAGCGAGGCGGTCGGCCGCCCCGAGCTCCGCTGCACCGTCCGGGAGCTGGCCGCCGAGCTGGCCGAGTCCGGACTGGTCGGCGACCCCCGGGTGCGGGCGGTGCTGGACGGGCTGCTGGCCGCCGAGCGGGAGGCGGTGCTGGACCGGGTCGGCGCGCTGCTGGACGAGTGGCTGCTGCCCGTCCCGCTGACCGGTCCGGAGCTGCGGATGCGCGGCGGCACCTACATCGCCGTCCCCGACCTGTACTGGCCGGAGGCGGGGGTGGCGGTGGAGGTCGACTCGGAGCTGCGCTGCGTCAGCGAGGGCGAGGCCGCCTGGGTGCGCGGCGGCCAGCACCGGATGGAGTACCTCGGCGTGCGGGTGGTCTACGTCTCCGGGGCGCGGCTGGCCGACGAGCCCGACGCCGTCGGTGCCGAGCTGCGCGAGGCGTTCCGGCTGGGCGGCACCGACGTGGTGGAGCTGCTGGTCACCGAGCGGTGA
- a CDS encoding S8 family serine peptidase, producing the protein MSLAGALLAAVDVGAACADGVRDSQWPLVNYKAESTIWPVSQGEGIVVAVIDSGVLKDHQDLTGQVLSGADLSGENTDGTVDDNGHGTGMASLIAGHGHGGGSGIMGLAPKAKILPIRISWGENDATADLGLPRAIRFAVDHGAKVVNMSIGGYPSGAPGIREAVAYAVDKDVVLVAGTGNSGDRQGAVEHPAAFPGVVAVGAVDRNGLHWAKSSSGPETTLVAPGADIPRASAKSTAGHGIANGTSDSTAYVSATAALIRAKYPNLSAGQVINRMIRSATPPASGEAVPNDRYGHGLLSPARALEPNAAVDGGPRENPLLGRAESQGAPTAPSVGGAWEEPAPGPGAVAGGNRGVTYTVLGAAGVVVVGGGVVGAVLVVRRRRRVTAAAAGGYQGCPPPQQQWPPGRG; encoded by the coding sequence GTGTCGCTGGCGGGAGCTCTGCTGGCAGCGGTCGACGTCGGTGCGGCTTGTGCGGACGGTGTCCGGGATTCGCAGTGGCCACTTGTCAACTACAAGGCGGAATCGACGATCTGGCCCGTTTCACAGGGTGAGGGGATCGTGGTTGCTGTCATCGACAGCGGTGTCCTCAAGGACCACCAGGACCTGACCGGACAGGTGCTGTCCGGGGCCGACTTGTCCGGCGAGAACACCGACGGCACGGTGGATGACAACGGGCACGGCACGGGGATGGCGAGCTTGATCGCGGGGCACGGTCATGGCGGAGGGTCGGGCATCATGGGCTTGGCCCCGAAGGCCAAGATCCTTCCGATCCGCATCAGCTGGGGCGAGAACGACGCCACAGCCGACTTGGGACTCCCCCGAGCGATCAGGTTCGCGGTCGATCACGGCGCCAAGGTCGTCAATATGTCGATCGGCGGCTATCCGAGCGGTGCCCCGGGGATTCGTGAAGCGGTGGCGTACGCCGTCGACAAGGACGTGGTCCTGGTCGCGGGTACGGGGAACAGCGGTGACCGGCAGGGGGCCGTGGAGCATCCGGCGGCTTTCCCGGGCGTGGTGGCGGTCGGAGCGGTGGATCGGAACGGGCTTCACTGGGCGAAGTCGAGTTCGGGCCCCGAGACGACGCTGGTCGCCCCCGGTGCGGACATCCCGAGGGCGAGCGCCAAGTCCACGGCTGGGCACGGCATCGCCAACGGCACGTCGGACTCCACGGCCTACGTATCCGCCACAGCCGCGCTCATCCGGGCGAAGTACCCGAACCTCTCGGCCGGGCAGGTCATCAACCGGATGATCAGGAGCGCGACACCACCCGCCAGTGGGGAGGCGGTACCGAACGACCGGTACGGGCACGGACTGCTGTCACCGGCCAGGGCGCTGGAACCGAATGCCGCGGTCGATGGGGGGCCCAGGGAGAATCCGCTGCTCGGCAGGGCGGAGTCCCAGGGGGCACCGACGGCTCCCTCGGTGGGTGGGGCCTGGGAGGAGCCTGCTCCGGGTCCGGGGGCCGTGGCCGGGGGGAACCGGGGGGTGACGTACACGGTGCTCGGGGCGGCGGGGGTCGTGGTGGTGGGCGGGGGTGTGGTGGGGGCGGTGCTGGTGGTCCGTCGGCGTCGGCGGGTGACTGCCGCGGCGGCGGGCGGGTACCAGGGGTGTCCGCCGCCGCAGCAGCAGTGGCCGCCCGGTCGGGGGTGA
- a CDS encoding DinB family protein, with translation MSTSEQAEAAADGIVPDSKDWTWVLERPCADCGLDAGAVARAGVAGMIRANAEGWLAVLAGAPEALRRRPRPETWSDLEYACHVRDVFRLFRVRLDLMLDQDDPLFANWDQDETAVAERYGEQEPAVVAAELAEAAEVLAAAFEGVAGAQWARTGNRSDGARFTVESFARYLVHDPVHHLYDVTGERV, from the coding sequence ATGAGCACTTCTGAGCAGGCCGAGGCCGCCGCCGACGGGATCGTTCCGGACTCCAAGGACTGGACCTGGGTCCTGGAGCGTCCGTGCGCGGACTGCGGGCTGGACGCGGGGGCGGTGGCCCGGGCGGGCGTCGCCGGGATGATCAGGGCCAATGCCGAGGGCTGGCTGGCCGTGCTGGCGGGCGCCCCGGAGGCGCTGCGCCGCCGGCCGCGTCCGGAGACCTGGTCGGACCTTGAGTACGCGTGCCATGTCCGGGACGTCTTCCGGCTGTTCCGCGTGCGGCTGGACCTGATGCTGGACCAGGACGATCCGCTGTTCGCGAACTGGGACCAGGACGAGACGGCCGTCGCCGAGCGGTACGGCGAGCAGGAGCCGGCCGTGGTGGCGGCGGAGCTGGCGGAGGCCGCGGAGGTGCTGGCGGCGGCGTTCGAGGGGGTGGCGGGCGCGCAGTGGGCGCGGACCGGCAACCGGAGCGACGGGGCGCGCTTCACGGTGGAGTCGTTCGCCCGCTACCTGGTCCACGATCCGGTCCACCACCTGTACGACGTGACGGGCGAGCGGGTCTGA
- a CDS encoding winged helix-turn-helix transcriptional regulator, which produces MTQTGGTTQTAPAPLPADFFDPDCPVQTVPVLGGRKWAWKIMRCLEGGPRRFSELRVPLAGITAKVLAESLRAMEYEGVVVRTEYDENPPRVEYALTPLGRTLLGPMDAVCDWSRANLAELLAAREAYEREAYERAAAG; this is translated from the coding sequence ATGACGCAGACCGGGGGTACCACGCAGACCGCGCCCGCGCCGCTGCCGGCGGACTTCTTCGACCCGGACTGCCCGGTGCAGACGGTTCCCGTGCTGGGCGGGCGGAAGTGGGCCTGGAAGATCATGCGCTGCCTGGAGGGCGGTCCGCGCCGCTTCTCCGAGCTGAGGGTGCCGCTGGCGGGGATCACCGCGAAGGTGCTGGCGGAGTCGCTGCGTGCGATGGAGTACGAGGGCGTGGTCGTCCGCACCGAGTACGACGAGAACCCGCCGCGGGTCGAGTACGCGCTGACGCCGCTCGGGCGGACGCTGCTGGGGCCGATGGACGCGGTCTGCGACTGGAGCCGGGCGAACCTGGCGGAGCTGCTGGCGGCGCGCGAGGCGTACGAGCGCGAGGCGTACGAGCGGGCGGCCGCCGGGTAG
- a CDS encoding GNAT family N-acetyltransferase, with protein sequence MHIREATPDDWPAIWPFLRDIIAAGETYCWDRDTPEERARATWFKPGGRVLVAVDDDTPGTVLGTAEMHPNQAGGGSHVANAGFMVDPRHSGRGVARALCARVLDRARADGYRAMQFNAVVETNHRAVALWQSFGFDILATVPAAFDHPAKGPVGLHIMHRTL encoded by the coding sequence ATGCACATCCGCGAAGCCACCCCCGACGACTGGCCCGCCATCTGGCCGTTCCTCCGCGACATCATCGCCGCCGGCGAGACCTACTGCTGGGACCGCGACACCCCCGAGGAGCGCGCCCGCGCCACCTGGTTCAAGCCCGGCGGCCGGGTCCTCGTCGCCGTCGACGACGACACGCCCGGAACCGTCCTCGGCACCGCGGAGATGCACCCCAACCAGGCCGGCGGCGGCTCCCACGTCGCCAACGCCGGCTTCATGGTCGACCCCCGCCACTCCGGGCGCGGCGTCGCACGCGCCCTGTGCGCCCGCGTCCTCGACCGGGCCCGCGCCGACGGCTACCGCGCCATGCAGTTCAACGCCGTCGTCGAGACCAACCACCGCGCCGTCGCCCTCTGGCAGTCCTTCGGCTTCGACATCCTCGCCACCGTCCCCGCCGCCTTCGACCACCCCGCCAAGGGCCCCGTCGGCCTGCACATCATGCACCGCACCCTGTAG